In Pedobacter heparinus DSM 2366, the following are encoded in one genomic region:
- a CDS encoding MFS transporter, whose amino-acid sequence MKKKLLLVVIYLAFVSLGLPDSLLGPAWPAMFRDLHVPIHFAGILFMIIAGGTVISSLFSGRIIDHFGVAAVTTFSVLMTAIALLGFSQSQHFIYLCLLAIPLGLGAGCVDAALNNYVALHYKAKHMNWLHCFWGIGAAIGPIIMSKYLALGGSWSEGYLSVGWIQIVLVVILFISTPLWIKNIEENPTKEGIVSKLSFKKLISIPGLKQALIVFFCYCTIEATFGLWGASYLVFIRNFEPEEAAKLVSLYYAGITIGRFVSGFMTERISNRQLVYTGQAIIALGLIIIFLPFKNALLPGFFLVGLGCAPIFPGLLHETPRNFGEKYSQSIMGIQMASAYIGIMLMPLLFGELAGHVGYGFLLWFIVMVLIIMFYMTNRLNKTVQNKENSIIDR is encoded by the coding sequence ATGAAAAAGAAACTTCTACTGGTTGTTATATATCTTGCTTTCGTCAGCCTTGGTTTACCTGATTCGCTATTAGGCCCAGCATGGCCGGCTATGTTTCGGGATTTACATGTTCCAATCCACTTTGCGGGCATCTTATTTATGATTATCGCTGGTGGTACTGTTATTTCCAGTTTGTTTAGTGGTCGTATTATAGACCATTTTGGGGTAGCTGCTGTTACTACTTTCAGTGTATTAATGACAGCGATAGCTTTATTGGGTTTTTCCCAATCTCAGCACTTTATATACTTGTGTTTACTTGCTATACCTCTTGGCCTTGGTGCCGGTTGTGTGGATGCCGCGCTTAATAATTATGTAGCACTGCACTATAAAGCAAAGCACATGAACTGGTTACATTGTTTTTGGGGTATTGGCGCAGCAATAGGTCCGATTATTATGTCAAAATATCTGGCGTTAGGCGGATCATGGTCAGAAGGTTATTTGAGCGTTGGCTGGATACAAATTGTACTTGTCGTAATATTGTTTATAAGTACACCACTTTGGATTAAAAACATTGAAGAAAACCCAACCAAAGAAGGAATAGTGAGTAAATTATCGTTTAAAAAATTAATCAGTATTCCCGGGCTTAAACAAGCTTTGATTGTCTTTTTTTGTTATTGCACTATTGAAGCAACTTTCGGGTTATGGGGAGCAAGTTATCTTGTTTTTATTCGAAACTTTGAGCCTGAAGAAGCGGCTAAATTGGTTTCTTTATATTATGCCGGAATTACCATAGGCCGTTTTGTTTCTGGCTTTATGACCGAAAGAATAAGCAACCGACAATTGGTTTATACCGGGCAAGCAATTATCGCTCTTGGCCTGATTATAATCTTTTTGCCTTTCAAGAATGCATTACTACCTGGCTTTTTTCTCGTTGGTTTAGGCTGTGCACCTATCTTTCCAGGCTTACTGCATGAAACGCCCCGTAATTTTGGCGAAAAATATTCGCAGTCGATTATGGGAATACAAATGGCAAGTGCTTATATCGGTATCATGTTGATGCCTCTGCTGTTTGGAGAATTGGCAGGCCATGTTGGCTATGGCTTTTTGCTGTGGTTTATCGTAATGGTTTTGATAATCATGTTTTATATGACTAACCGCCTAAATAAGACCGTACAAAACAAGGAAAACAGTATAATTGATCGATGA
- a CDS encoding type 1 glutamine amidotransferase domain-containing protein, protein MRILRILIVVTNINIYESGKLRTGLWLGELTHIYHEAITNGYEVTIASPNGGNVPVDPESLKRFTLDKISRRYWEDSSFRKLLKNSKSLAKVSGQQFDCVYLAGGHGTMYDFPNNTTLQNIIRTHYETGKIVSAICHGVGGLLNVKLSNGEYLIRDRTITGFNWFEESLAKRKKEVPFSLEAELKKRTSNYKKALIPMTSKVIVDGNIITGQNPFSSKEMAKVIIDELKNKR, encoded by the coding sequence ATGCGTATTTTGAGGATTTTAATCGTTGTAACCAATATCAATATATATGAAAGCGGCAAATTACGAACAGGTTTGTGGCTGGGTGAACTTACGCACATTTACCACGAAGCAATAACCAATGGATACGAAGTAACCATCGCCAGCCCAAATGGTGGCAATGTACCGGTAGACCCTGAAAGCCTGAAACGTTTTACGCTTGATAAAATCTCCAGACGATATTGGGAAGATTCCTCATTTCGGAAATTGCTAAAAAACAGCAAAAGTTTAGCAAAAGTGTCGGGGCAACAATTCGATTGTGTGTACTTAGCAGGCGGACACGGAACCATGTATGACTTCCCGAACAACACTACTTTACAGAACATTATCAGAACGCATTACGAAACGGGCAAAATTGTTTCGGCAATCTGTCACGGGGTTGGCGGACTATTAAACGTCAAATTATCAAACGGAGAATATTTAATCAGAGATAGGACTATCACAGGTTTTAACTGGTTTGAGGAAAGTTTAGCCAAACGTAAAAAGGAAGTACCGTTTAGCCTTGAAGCCGAATTGAAAAAACGGACTTCAAACTATAAAAAAGCACTTATCCCGATGACCTCTAAAGTTATTGTGGACGGGAATATAATAACCGGACAAAATCCTTTTAGTTCAAAAGAGATGGCTAAAGTTATAATAGATGAATTGAAGAATAAAAGATAA
- a CDS encoding NAD-dependent epimerase/dehydratase family protein: MQTILGANGQIGEELARELKRSYTSDIRIVSRNAKKVNDTDTVFSADLSIREKAIEAVKGSEIAYFTLGLPISSELWEHQFPLITQNVIDACKIHGTKLVFFDNTYMYPQDDRVLTEQTPFAPVGRKGKVRKAMAEMVLREMQTGRLEAVICRAPEFYGPGKTQSITNTLLFNNIKEGKKLKVPLSDTKKRSLIWTPDASRATALIGNTPDAFGQTWHLPVDESHPTYKEFIELAANVYKKGLKHAVMPKFLFKIGSLFSKRTKELLELLPRYEHNNVFDDTKFRSRFPDFAVSTYREGIEQIRDEQLSLQK, from the coding sequence ATGCAAACGATATTAGGTGCAAATGGACAGATTGGTGAAGAACTGGCACGGGAATTAAAAAGAAGCTATACTTCTGACATTAGGATTGTAAGCCGCAATGCTAAAAAAGTAAATGATACCGATACAGTTTTTTCGGCAGACCTTTCTATTAGGGAAAAAGCCATTGAAGCTGTAAAAGGTAGTGAAATCGCTTACTTCACTTTGGGGCTTCCGATAAGTTCTGAATTGTGGGAGCATCAATTTCCGTTAATTACCCAAAACGTGATCGATGCCTGTAAAATCCATGGTACAAAACTGGTATTTTTTGACAATACCTATATGTACCCGCAAGATGACCGTGTACTTACGGAACAAACGCCTTTCGCTCCTGTGGGCAGGAAAGGTAAAGTAAGAAAAGCAATGGCAGAAATGGTTTTAAGGGAAATGCAGACAGGCCGGCTGGAAGCCGTGATTTGCCGTGCACCGGAGTTTTACGGTCCCGGCAAAACACAGAGCATTACCAATACCTTACTTTTCAATAACATCAAAGAGGGGAAAAAATTGAAAGTACCGCTAAGCGATACCAAAAAAAGAAGTTTGATTTGGACACCCGATGCAAGCAGGGCAACGGCCTTAATTGGCAATACACCCGATGCCTTCGGACAAACCTGGCATCTGCCTGTGGATGAAAGCCATCCTACCTACAAAGAATTTATTGAATTGGCTGCCAATGTGTACAAGAAAGGACTGAAGCACGCTGTTATGCCGAAGTTCCTTTTTAAGATAGGCTCGCTTTTTAGTAAAAGGACAAAGGAACTGTTGGAGCTATTGCCAAGATACGAACACAATAATGTGTTTGACGACACAAAATTCAGAAGTCGTTTTCCTGATTTTGCGGTAAGTACGTACAGAGAAGGTATAGAACAGATTAGGGACGAACAGCTTTCATTACAAAAATAA
- a CDS encoding helix-turn-helix domain-containing protein — protein MYKSENQQMKAPAKVSSISALHQFLGLAKPSNPLISLFNFDDVILEPETILSAITTEFYVVALKKDCAGGKCKYGQQYYDFDEGIMYFIAPHQVLQFEDVLLNGVKGFVLVIHPDFFHGYPLASEIRNYGYFSYVSNEALHLSEKEEKSIMHIVENISKEIDANMDAYTQDLLVSNIDLLLKYCDRFYNRQFLTRKKANNDLLTKLEALLDGYFKNDVLPDKGIPTVNFVASKLNLSPNYLSDMLRVNTGQTTQQHIQNRVIEKAKELLSTTSLSVSEIAYQLGFEHSQSFHRLFKNRTAVSPLEFRQSFN, from the coding sequence ATGTATAAATCTGAAAATCAACAAATGAAAGCCCCGGCAAAAGTTTCGTCGATAAGTGCATTGCATCAGTTTTTAGGATTAGCGAAACCGTCCAATCCTCTGATAAGCCTGTTTAATTTCGACGATGTAATATTGGAACCTGAAACGATTTTGAGTGCAATTACAACCGAATTTTATGTAGTTGCTTTAAAGAAAGATTGTGCGGGAGGAAAATGTAAATACGGACAGCAATATTATGATTTTGATGAAGGGATTATGTACTTTATTGCTCCGCATCAAGTGTTACAATTTGAAGATGTATTACTCAATGGTGTAAAAGGTTTTGTTTTGGTGATACACCCTGATTTTTTTCACGGCTATCCCTTGGCATCTGAAATCAGAAACTACGGCTATTTCTCGTATGTGAGCAATGAAGCTCTGCACCTCTCCGAGAAAGAAGAAAAATCCATAATGCACATTGTAGAAAATATCAGCAAGGAGATAGATGCCAATATGGATGCTTATACACAAGATCTGTTGGTGTCGAATATTGATTTGTTGCTGAAATATTGCGACCGTTTTTATAACCGTCAGTTTTTGACAAGGAAGAAAGCCAACAACGATTTGTTGACAAAACTGGAAGCCTTACTGGACGGGTATTTTAAAAACGATGTATTACCTGATAAAGGCATTCCTACAGTCAATTTCGTTGCAAGCAAATTAAATTTAAGCCCCAATTATCTTAGTGATATGCTAAGGGTGAATACAGGGCAGACAACACAACAACACATTCAGAACCGTGTCATCGAAAAAGCAAAAGAACTGTTATCAACTACTTCTTTGTCCGTGTCAGAAATAGCCTATCAGTTAGGTTTTGAACATTCACAATCTTTTCATCGCCTGTTCAAAAACAGGACTGCTGTTTCGCCCCTGGAGTTTAGACAATCCTTTAACTGA
- a CDS encoding methylated-DNA--[protein]-cysteine S-methyltransferase gives MAEHVHLSPFHFQRMFQNWASVTPKQFLQYLTTEHVKNMLKTTRMSLFDAAYEAGLSSTSRLHDLFIKVEGMSPGEFKNGGEALTINFSFADSPFGEMLVAATAKGVCHMMFVDNGREMALDALKANFPNAKYVQMVDRMQQNALFVFTQDWSRLDEIKLHLKGTDFQIKVWETLLKVPTGGFTTYGDLAANTGHDGASRAVGTAVGNNPVAFLIPCHRVIKSTGEIGQYHWGSVRKHAIIGWEAALQHHI, from the coding sequence GTGGCAGAGCATGTACACCTTAGCCCGTTTCACTTTCAAAGAATGTTTCAGAATTGGGCAAGTGTAACACCCAAACAGTTCTTACAATACCTTACTACGGAACACGTAAAAAATATGCTGAAAACGACAAGAATGAGTTTGTTTGATGCAGCATATGAAGCTGGTCTATCCAGTACAAGCAGACTGCATGACCTTTTTATCAAAGTGGAGGGGATGTCGCCCGGAGAATTTAAAAATGGCGGGGAAGCATTAACAATCAATTTCTCATTTGCCGATAGTCCTTTTGGTGAAATGCTTGTAGCTGCTACTGCAAAAGGCGTGTGCCACATGATGTTTGTTGATAATGGACGTGAGATGGCACTGGATGCGCTTAAAGCTAATTTCCCGAACGCAAAGTATGTCCAAATGGTTGACAGGATGCAGCAGAATGCTTTATTTGTCTTCACACAGGACTGGAGCAGGCTGGATGAAATAAAGCTGCACCTGAAAGGAACAGACTTCCAGATTAAGGTATGGGAAACTTTACTTAAAGTACCGACTGGCGGATTTACAACGTATGGTGATCTGGCTGCTAATACAGGTCACGATGGTGCATCAAGGGCAGTAGGAACCGCTGTTGGAAACAACCCTGTCGCATTCCTTATTCCTTGCCATCGGGTGATTAAATCTACTGGCGAAATTGGTCAGTATCATTGGGGGTCAGTTCGTAAGCATGCAATCATTGGTTGGGAAGCCGCCCTGCAACATCACATTTAA
- a CDS encoding 2OG-Fe(II) oxygenase encodes MNTIEQRLKTKKWDVILDELSRKGFAIVPDLINDKECAELLHEFKEEYRYRKTVVMERYRFGKGVYKYFNYPLPNILTELRENFYTYLAPVANKWFEVLKIKTRYPEIHKEFINQCKQNGQEKATALILGYGAGGFPLLSPG; translated from the coding sequence ATGAATACCATAGAACAAAGATTAAAGACAAAAAAATGGGATGTAATTCTTGATGAATTGAGCAGGAAAGGATTTGCAATTGTCCCTGACCTTATCAACGATAAAGAATGTGCAGAACTGCTTCATGAATTTAAAGAAGAATACCGGTACAGAAAAACTGTCGTTATGGAACGTTATCGTTTTGGCAAAGGTGTGTACAAATATTTCAATTATCCGCTGCCTAACATTCTGACGGAATTAAGAGAGAATTTTTATACTTATCTCGCCCCTGTTGCCAATAAATGGTTTGAGGTGTTGAAAATAAAGACCCGTTATCCTGAAATACATAAAGAGTTTATTAACCAATGTAAGCAGAACGGGCAAGAGAAAGCTACCGCATTAATTCTTGGGTATGGTGCAGGTGGATTTCCATTACTAAGCCCCGGATAA
- a CDS encoding DUF1349 domain-containing protein, which translates to MYTIFSRHFAVIIAFTAVCSLAQFSFGQAPGLNLKNQPNIAFRQDTTMYWENKPETYTVKGKSVTMRTNSAKYLWGDSHEFDFDFPYSHSYYRNIAGNFTAQTTVMLTDDWKNGNAGLLIKLSQSNWIKLYIIKETNVLRLNTVYASDATHIDYSTSLLHSNDNKIWLQVSCNNGVLRLKCSTNGRAYETVRILNMPAGYKSAQVGLMADSPMSSGFDASFENLSIRNIAEDQ; encoded by the coding sequence ATGTACACAATATTTTCTAGACACTTTGCGGTCATTATAGCTTTTACCGCAGTATGTTCTTTGGCGCAGTTTTCCTTTGGACAAGCCCCGGGGCTCAATTTGAAAAATCAACCAAACATTGCTTTTAGGCAGGACACTACTATGTATTGGGAAAACAAACCGGAAACCTATACAGTCAAGGGAAAATCGGTTACCATGCGTACCAATAGTGCAAAATACCTTTGGGGAGATAGTCACGAATTTGATTTTGACTTTCCATATTCTCATTCCTACTACCGGAATATAGCTGGCAATTTCACGGCACAGACAACAGTAATGCTAACAGACGACTGGAAAAACGGGAACGCTGGCTTGCTTATTAAGTTATCGCAATCGAATTGGATAAAGCTGTACATAATCAAAGAAACGAATGTGCTGCGCCTCAATACCGTTTATGCCAGTGATGCAACCCATATAGATTATTCTACTTCTCTGCTCCATTCCAACGATAATAAGATATGGTTACAGGTAAGCTGTAACAACGGAGTGCTTCGCTTAAAATGTTCCACCAACGGACGGGCATACGAAACGGTCCGTATTTTAAATATGCCAGCAGGTTATAAGTCTGCACAGGTAGGCTTAATGGCAGACTCTCCAATGTCATCAGGCTTCGATGCTTCATTTGAGAACCTTAGTATTCGCAATATAGCAGAAGATCAATAA
- a CDS encoding ester cyclase, which translates to MENQKSKEELNKEVVVRWFTHFWGETVDLSIVDEIAAPDMLLKYSLHEPRNGREDIKAFMTDFRAAFPDLNFWGTADLIAEGDYVVGQWEGGGTHTGIAFGDFLAGSLPEATGRKMHFTGTTVLKVVDGKIVEEIGLDDGVTALTQLGLMKTV; encoded by the coding sequence ATGGAAAATCAGAAATCAAAAGAAGAACTGAACAAAGAAGTAGTTGTACGTTGGTTTACACACTTCTGGGGAGAAACAGTTGATCTTTCAATTGTTGATGAAATTGCTGCACCAGATATGCTGTTAAAATATTCATTGCATGAGCCACGTAACGGTCGTGAAGATATTAAGGCGTTCATGACGGACTTCCGTGCTGCATTCCCTGACTTGAATTTTTGGGGTACTGCAGACCTGATTGCTGAAGGAGACTATGTGGTTGGTCAATGGGAAGGTGGCGGAACCCATACCGGTATTGCCTTTGGCGATTTCCTTGCAGGTTCACTGCCCGAAGCAACCGGAAGGAAAATGCACTTCACAGGAACAACGGTACTGAAAGTGGTAGACGGAAAAATCGTTGAAGAAATTGGTCTTGATGATGGTGTTACTGCTTTAACTCAATTGGGTTTGATGAAAACTGTCTAA
- a CDS encoding DNA-3-methyladenine glycosylase family protein → MENKKVEIPVSGLFSKAECLWFLSRDFDDCMYSVFEDRVRRGFRQGSGIMIVDIYPMSDKLILEWLNISPSAEDITAVVQFVSEWFDLNTDLIPFYKTIAADRRISYMAEDFAGLRFIGMPDFFEALAWCIIGQQINLSFAYKVKRRLVERYGTCTQFDGQKYYLFPGPEIIAKASISDLRELQFSEKKAEYIIAIAEAFLNGMLNKELLQRLPDLESRIKFLTNIRGIGQWTANYALMKSLKEPACIPYGDAGLLNALLNHGIIKSKDNKPAIAKFFKAFEGWQSYIVFYLWRALSKPKE, encoded by the coding sequence ATGGAGAATAAAAAGGTAGAAATCCCCGTATCGGGTTTGTTTAGTAAAGCGGAATGCCTATGGTTTTTAAGCCGTGATTTTGATGATTGCATGTACAGCGTTTTTGAAGACAGGGTTCGGCGGGGCTTTAGGCAGGGTAGCGGAATAATGATAGTGGACATTTACCCGATGTCAGATAAACTGATCTTAGAGTGGCTTAACATTTCCCCTTCGGCTGAAGATATAACGGCTGTAGTGCAGTTCGTTTCTGAATGGTTCGATTTGAATACCGACCTGATACCTTTTTATAAGACCATTGCAGCAGACAGACGGATCTCCTACATGGCAGAGGATTTTGCCGGATTAAGATTTATTGGAATGCCTGATTTCTTTGAGGCATTGGCATGGTGCATCATCGGTCAGCAAATCAATTTGTCCTTTGCCTACAAAGTAAAACGCAGGCTGGTAGAACGATATGGAACGTGTACCCAATTTGATGGCCAAAAATATTATTTGTTTCCTGGGCCCGAAATAATAGCGAAAGCAAGCATCAGCGACCTGCGGGAGCTTCAATTTTCCGAAAAGAAAGCCGAGTATATTATTGCCATAGCGGAAGCCTTTTTGAACGGTATGTTGAATAAAGAATTGCTACAACGGCTTCCAGATCTGGAAAGCCGGATAAAATTTCTGACCAATATAAGAGGCATTGGACAATGGACGGCTAATTACGCCTTGATGAAAAGCCTGAAAGAACCTGCCTGTATTCCTTACGGGGATGCCGGTCTTTTAAACGCATTACTCAATCACGGTATCATCAAATCAAAAGACAATAAGCCTGCAATAGCCAAATTCTTTAAGGCATTTGAGGGCTGGCAGTCGTATATTGTATTCTATCTGTGGCGAGCCCTATCTAAACCCAAAGAATGA
- a CDS encoding 2OG-Fe(II) oxygenase yields MGNIEARLAVKDWQEITKELHDKGFVIVRDVLNEEECDALIAEYDADDTYRKTISMERYRFGLGEYKYFQYPLPELITTMREKVYAEIAPVANQWMQELNIDKKFPATHQAMKELCREHGQEKPTVLILKYGKGGFNTLHQDLYGEIFFPMQMVFMLDQAGQDYTGGEFVITEQIPRAQSKANVLKPDRGDMVIFTTNFRPVKGTKGYYRVNMKHGVSPLHEGNRHSLGIIFHDGLS; encoded by the coding sequence ATGGGAAATATAGAAGCACGGTTAGCTGTTAAGGACTGGCAGGAAATTACAAAGGAGTTGCATGATAAGGGTTTTGTTATTGTCCGGGATGTGTTGAATGAAGAGGAATGCGATGCGCTGATTGCGGAATACGATGCAGACGACACCTACCGTAAAACAATCAGTATGGAACGTTATCGTTTTGGTCTGGGTGAGTACAAATACTTTCAGTACCCACTGCCCGAACTGATTACCACCATGCGGGAAAAAGTGTACGCCGAAATAGCGCCCGTTGCCAACCAGTGGATGCAGGAACTGAACATCGACAAAAAATTCCCCGCTACCCATCAAGCGATGAAGGAACTTTGCAGGGAACACGGGCAGGAAAAACCTACCGTCCTAATCCTAAAATATGGTAAGGGTGGCTTTAATACGCTGCACCAGGATTTGTACGGTGAGATTTTCTTCCCGATGCAAATGGTTTTTATGCTTGACCAGGCTGGTCAGGATTATACAGGTGGTGAATTTGTGATAACCGAACAAATACCCCGTGCGCAATCTAAGGCAAATGTATTAAAACCTGATCGTGGCGATATGGTTATTTTCACTACGAACTTCCGCCCGGTGAAGGGCACTAAAGGTTATTACCGGGTGAACATGAAACATGGCGTTAGTCCGCTCCATGAGGGCAACAGGCATAGTCTTGGTATCATCTTCCATGATGGGCTTAGCTAA
- a CDS encoding nuclear transport factor 2 family protein, whose protein sequence is MHFNGQSSVALNGDLATGIAYCMAHHLTIEDGRQKFMVATIRYHDKFVKLNGQCFFSGRKLCW, encoded by the coding sequence ATGCACTTTAACGGACAAAGTTCGGTAGCGTTAAATGGCGACCTTGCAACAGGTATCGCTTATTGTATGGCCCATCATTTAACCATCGAGGATGGCAGACAAAAATTTATGGTCGCCACCATTCGTTACCACGACAAGTTTGTAAAGCTTAACGGCCAATGTTTTTTTTCAGGGCGCAAGCTCTGTTGGTAG
- a CDS encoding HEAT repeat domain-containing protein — MAFYDLNKQERLNVVAEISNNMLIELGTADLKNTIQYFSDEDTYIRKSAYLSLGKIYLAKPILRPKIISSLEKLLPSTDYKIRQTVINAAGEIGKTYFESVQHFFDRGLFDEHHSPRNAVIGSIKKMGEVNPVPVLGWARLYLQHEDKEIRREICHGIELRGRKYPGDILPLLQELQHDKTARVRNTLVHVIGQIAYKKGCIQTVVEHLKQWENKQLVTAALEEIIDVHDRYKDFAVLTQEQARQYIEDNF; from the coding sequence ATGGCTTTTTACGATTTAAATAAACAGGAGCGCTTAAACGTTGTGGCTGAAATTAGCAACAACATGCTTATTGAACTGGGTACAGCAGATTTGAAAAATACAATTCAATATTTTTCAGACGAGGATACCTATATCAGAAAATCGGCCTATTTATCTCTTGGTAAAATATACCTGGCTAAACCCATTCTTCGACCTAAAATAATAAGCAGCCTGGAAAAACTTCTTCCATCAACAGATTATAAAATCCGGCAAACGGTGATCAATGCGGCAGGAGAGATCGGTAAAACGTATTTTGAAAGTGTTCAGCATTTTTTTGATAGGGGTTTGTTCGATGAACACCATTCACCACGCAATGCCGTGATTGGTTCCATAAAAAAAATGGGAGAAGTAAACCCAGTTCCTGTGCTTGGATGGGCAAGGCTGTATTTGCAGCATGAAGATAAAGAGATCCGAAGAGAAATCTGCCATGGTATAGAACTGAGGGGACGCAAATATCCCGGAGACATTTTACCGCTGCTGCAGGAGCTGCAACATGACAAAACAGCAAGAGTCAGGAATACGCTGGTACATGTAATTGGGCAGATAGCTTATAAAAAGGGTTGTATTCAAACTGTAGTTGAACACCTTAAACAATGGGAAAACAAACAGCTTGTAACAGCTGCACTGGAAGAAATTATTGATGTTCATGACCGTTATAAGGACTTTGCTGTTTTAACACAGGAGCAGGCCAGACAGTATATTGAAGATAATTTTTAA
- a CDS encoding DUF983 domain-containing protein: protein MQKTSKLYAIVHGKCPQCRRGDIFTGSLYGFNVQRTNTVCPHCGQRFEIEPGYFYAAMYVSYAMNCAEMIALGVATYVLSGGNLEFESLWLYLTVIFTGCLLLAPFNYRYSRVILLHWLSPKIKYNAYYDKP from the coding sequence ATGCAGAAAACATCTAAACTATATGCCATAGTACACGGCAAATGTCCTCAATGCCGCCGTGGCGATATCTTTACCGGAAGTTTATACGGTTTCAATGTACAGCGTACCAATACGGTTTGCCCGCATTGCGGACAGCGGTTTGAAATAGAACCCGGATATTTTTATGCCGCAATGTATGTGAGCTATGCGATGAACTGCGCAGAGATGATAGCCCTTGGCGTGGCCACTTATGTATTATCAGGCGGAAACCTTGAATTTGAATCGTTGTGGTTATACCTCACTGTAATTTTTACAGGATGTTTACTTTTGGCACCTTTTAACTATCGCTATTCACGGGTGATTTTATTACATTGGCTTTCTCCAAAAATAAAGTATAACGCCTATTACGATAAGCCATGA
- a CDS encoding DUF2461 domain-containing protein, with translation MIKQETLAFITDVAQNNNREWFAEHKERYEVAKADVLSFVEQLIPRLAAVDPAFSIDTPAKKCLLRIYRDVRFSKNKDPYKNNFGISFNVKGNDIHGPGYYLHIQPGECFFAAGFWMPEAAILKKIREEIDYNATEFLDIINDKSFQSIYHLSKEDTLKNAPKGYETDHPQIEFLRLKSFIAIYPLKDEDFLKPGIVDKLKTAFESVYPFLLFLRKAVDQ, from the coding sequence ATGATTAAGCAAGAAACACTCGCTTTTATAACCGACGTAGCCCAGAATAACAACCGGGAATGGTTTGCTGAGCACAAAGAAAGATATGAAGTTGCCAAAGCTGATGTGCTGTCTTTTGTTGAGCAGCTCATACCGAGGCTGGCGGCAGTAGATCCAGCTTTTTCTATAGATACCCCTGCTAAAAAATGTTTACTGCGCATTTACAGGGATGTGCGTTTCAGCAAAAATAAGGATCCCTATAAAAATAACTTTGGGATTTCATTTAACGTTAAAGGCAATGATATACATGGTCCGGGTTATTACCTGCACATACAGCCTGGCGAATGTTTTTTTGCTGCCGGATTTTGGATGCCGGAAGCTGCTATCCTGAAAAAGATAAGAGAAGAAATTGATTACAATGCTACCGAGTTTCTGGACATCATCAATGACAAAAGCTTTCAAAGTATCTATCACCTAAGCAAAGAGGATACCCTTAAAAATGCACCTAAAGGCTATGAAACAGATCATCCCCAAATCGAATTTTTACGGTTGAAGAGCTTTATCGCGATTTACCCTTTAAAAGATGAAGACTTTTTAAAACCGGGAATCGTTGATAAGTTGAAAACTGCTTTTGAAAGTGTTTATCCATTTCTCTTATTTTTGAGGAAAGCTGTTGACCAGTAA